A window from Choristoneura fumiferana chromosome 22, NRCan_CFum_1, whole genome shotgun sequence encodes these proteins:
- the LOC141440241 gene encoding protein elav-like: MSKGESEQQNGSGEESKTNLIINYLPQSMTQEEIRSLFSSIGEVESCKLIRNKGAAFPDALNHALHGGGQSLGYAFVNYHRPEDAEKAISTLNGLRLQNKTIKVSYARPSSEAIKGANLYVSGLPKTMTQSELERLFSPYGRIITSRILCENSGGRPFTGGEQGLSKGVGFIRFDQRVEAERAIQELNGTVPKGATEPITVKFANNPSNNGKALAPLAAYLPAALRFPPPLGRFSSGKSLLAINKGLQRYSPLAGELLGGVLPGAVGSEWCIFVYNLAPETEENVLWQLFGPFGAVQSVKVIRDLQTNKCKGYGFITMTNYDEAVVAIQSLNGYTLGNRVLQVSFKTNKIKTI; this comes from the coding sequence ATGTCGAAGGGCGAGAGCGAACAGCAGAATGGCTCCGGCGAGGAGTCCAAGACCAACCTCATCATCAACTACCTGCCGCAGAGCATGACGCAGGAGGAGATACGCAGTCTGTTCTCCAGCATCGGCGAGGTCGAGAGCTGCAAGCTCATCCGCAACAAGGGCGCCGCCTTCCCCGACGCGCTGAACCACGCGCTGCACGGCGGCGGCCAGTCGCTCGGCTACGCCTTCGTCAACTACCACCGCCCCGAGGACGCCGAGAAGGCCATCTCCACGCTCAACGGCCTGCGCCTCCAGAACAAGACCATCAAAGTGTCGTACGCGCGCCCCAGCAGCGAGGCCATCAAGGGCGCTAACCTCTACGTCTCCGGCTTGCCCAAGACGATGACCCAGAGCGAGCTGGAGCGACTCTTCAGCCCCTACGGACGCATCATCACGTCGCGCATCCTCTGCGAGAACTCCGGCGGGCGGCCCTTCACGGGTGGCGAGCAGGGCCTGTCCAAAGGCGTCGGCTTCATTCGCTTCGACCAGCGGGTGGAAGCCGAGCGGGCCATCCAGGAACTGAACGGGACCGTGCCGAAGGGCGCCACGGAGCCCATCACCGTCAAGTTCGCGAACAACCCGTCCAACAACGGGAAGGCGCTGGCGCCGCTGGCGGCGTATTTACCGGCGGCGCTGCGCTTCCCGCCGCCGCTCGGCCGCTTCAGCTCGGGCAAGTCTCTGCTGGCCATCAACAAAGGGCTGCAGCGCTACAGCCCGCTGGCCGGCGAGCTGCTGGGCGGGGTGCTCCCGGGCGCCGTGGGCTCCGAGTGGTGCATCTTCGTGTACAACCTGGCGCCCGAGACGGAAGAGAACGTGCTGTGGCAGCTGTTCGGGCCGTTCGGCGCCGTGCAGAGCGTCAAAGTGATCCGCGACCTCCAGACCAACAAGTGCAAGGGCTACGGCTTCATCACCATGACCAACTACGACGAGGCGGTCGTCGCCATCCAGTCGCTCAACGGGTACACTCTGGGCAACCGAGTGCTGCAGGTCAGCTTCAAAACCAACAAGATCAAGACGATCTaa